In Paenibacillus ihbetae, the following are encoded in one genomic region:
- a CDS encoding AraC family transcriptional regulator — MEERQYSLFGVRCIQLDPAEEAAGGFMETHTIFLVSKGSGDLYSNGVRHRLKAKAVCYCSPGTIADIRRTPNSSIPLELYELQFDVWESKERTTSRIEYCKRISALMDSGKLPVAASHEALVLVQELYQFKQVPGLGGRPAANLRKEAVFKQLLGTLLKLTDAEEREQDWMERMRLAVDYMEKHFAGTITRNDMAKRAGLTPEHFSVSFKRATGAGFTEYLTRLRLEKAREELLCGDDRNLDRIARETGYQDGLYLSRKFKQHFGCSPRDYIQRPKRIVALQYVGHLLALGLMPAGTSTNLLRARPYAGKLENVADVGDARSLQRISSLQPDLIVTSGPNNEPLAKLAPTISLPWGREDPLDELLRLGRALNREREAKSWIDGFRAKEELAAAQVAKMIGLHATAAVFEFWEDRLWAVNMAYGRGLRNLYRTFSFRPPEPLAEHVLGEGVGLELTPDMLAAYASDYMFITIWEGGGGAGYAERVMNSKEWRRLPAVRNGKVFFLDLELFKYNDPLAWEQQLTILTEILTNVHRTAYGTQ; from the coding sequence ATGGAAGAAAGGCAATATTCGTTGTTTGGAGTACGCTGTATCCAGCTTGATCCTGCCGAAGAGGCTGCCGGCGGATTCATGGAAACACATACCATATTCTTGGTAAGCAAAGGCTCAGGCGATTTGTATTCGAATGGAGTCAGGCATCGATTGAAAGCGAAGGCGGTCTGTTATTGTTCGCCGGGAACGATTGCCGATATACGCCGAACGCCAAACTCGTCGATTCCGCTCGAGCTTTACGAATTGCAATTCGATGTATGGGAGTCCAAGGAGCGGACAACAAGCCGCATCGAATACTGTAAGCGAATCTCTGCGCTGATGGACTCCGGCAAGCTTCCCGTTGCCGCTAGTCACGAGGCTCTTGTTCTTGTTCAAGAACTGTACCAATTCAAGCAAGTTCCCGGACTCGGCGGGAGACCTGCTGCTAACCTTCGCAAAGAGGCGGTATTTAAACAACTGTTGGGTACGCTGCTGAAGTTAACCGATGCCGAGGAACGGGAACAGGATTGGATGGAGCGAATGAGGCTTGCGGTGGATTATATGGAGAAGCATTTCGCCGGGACGATTACGCGCAACGACATGGCAAAGAGGGCAGGGCTAACGCCGGAGCACTTCTCTGTATCGTTCAAAAGAGCAACGGGAGCCGGTTTCACGGAGTACCTGACGCGGCTCCGCCTGGAGAAAGCCAGGGAGGAATTACTTTGCGGCGACGACCGCAATCTCGATCGAATCGCACGGGAAACCGGCTACCAGGACGGATTATATTTAAGCCGTAAATTCAAGCAGCATTTCGGTTGCTCTCCTCGCGATTATATCCAGCGTCCGAAACGTATTGTGGCCCTGCAATATGTGGGCCATTTGCTTGCGCTTGGACTTATGCCCGCAGGAACTTCGACCAATCTGCTGCGAGCCCGCCCCTACGCCGGAAAGCTGGAGAATGTAGCGGACGTAGGAGACGCTCGATCGCTCCAGAGGATATCATCGCTGCAGCCCGATCTGATCGTCACGTCCGGACCGAACAACGAGCCTTTAGCCAAGCTTGCTCCAACCATTTCACTCCCTTGGGGGCGGGAAGATCCATTGGACGAACTGCTTCGATTAGGCAGAGCACTCAATCGTGAACGCGAAGCGAAGAGCTGGATTGATGGATTTAGAGCGAAGGAAGAACTAGCTGCTGCTCAAGTGGCTAAAATGATCGGCTTACATGCTACGGCAGCCGTGTTTGAGTTTTGGGAGGATCGGTTATGGGCGGTTAATATGGCGTACGGCAGAGGCCTGCGCAATTTATACCGGACATTCTCGTTTCGGCCGCCGGAGCCGCTCGCTGAACACGTTCTAGGTGAGGGAGTCGGCTTGGAGCTAACGCCGGACATGCTGGCGGCTTATGCCTCGGATTATATGTTCATAACCATTTGGGAGGGTGGAGGCGGTGCAGGCTATGCGGAACGTGTCATGAACAGCAAAGAATGGAGGCGATTGCCTGCCGTTCGAAACGGGAAGGTGTTTTTTCTCGATCTGGAGCTATTTAAATATAATGATCCCCTTGCTTGGGAGCAGCAATTGACGATACTCACGGAAATTCTAACAAATGTCCATAGAACCGCTTACGGAACGCAATAG